One genomic window of Quercus lobata isolate SW786 chromosome 9, ValleyOak3.0 Primary Assembly, whole genome shotgun sequence includes the following:
- the LOC115961501 gene encoding uncharacterized protein LOC115961501: protein MHEIGSESDWMMPINNYLKDNVLLDDKEAARKLKVQATRFVLIKDVLYKRGFSRPYLRCLIFEEVDYTMWEVHKGVYGNHSGSRSLVHILIWAGYYWPTNQKDVIAYVKVCDKCQRYGIPRVLVSDNGKQFDNDALRDFCSQLGIKNHYSSPAHPQANG from the exons ATGCATGAGATAGGCTCCGAGAGTGATTGGATGATGCCAATAAACAACTATTTGAAGGACAACGTGCTACTTGATGACAAAGAGGCTGCAAGGAAACTGAAGGTTCAAGCAACACGGTTCGTGCTAATTAAAGATGTACTATACAAAAGGGGTTTCTCCCGCCCGTACCTAAGGTGTCTTATCTTTGAAGAGGTAGATTACACCATGTGGGAAGTACACAAAGGAGTCTACGGAAACCATTCTGGATCACGGTCATTAGTGCATATACTGATTTGGGCGGGATACTATTGGCCTACCAATCAGAAAGATGTCATTGCATATGTCAAAGTTTGTGACAAGTGTCAAAG GTATGGTATACCTAGAGTACTAGTCTCAGACAATGGGAAGCAGTTTGACAATGACGCGTTGAGAGACTTTTGTTCACAGTtagggatcaagaatcactactcatcacccgcccatcctcaggccaaCGGATAA
- the LOC115961036 gene encoding proline-rich receptor-like protein kinase PERK2 isoform X2, with the protein MFALFMLFTTIIAPLIPTLSSQPLPLDPTLSSEPPPPFSTFPSPIPPFTPSPPNDNILPSPSQEQSIPLSVVLEITFGLTISITLTVTVTLAITRGKGDKGEPGKTGKEGPKGEKGLPCIPGSPCRPGCPPPPKKCDHDDWYC; encoded by the exons ATGTTTGCCCTGTTCATGTTGTTTACTACTATCATCGCACCACTAATTCCAACCCTCTCTTCACAACCACTACCACTAGATCCAACCCTCTCTTCAGAACCACCACCACCCTTCTCCACATTTCCCTC TCCAATCCCACCTTTCACTCCATCACCACCAAATGACAACATATTGCCTTCACCAAGTCAAGAACAATCAATACCACTGTCGGTCGTGCTGGAGATTACCTTCGGTCTAACAATATCAATCACCTTAACCGTCACAGTGACACTTGCCATTACCCGGGGAAAAGGGGACAAGGGGGAGCCAGGGAAGACAGGGAAGGAAGGGCCGAAAGGGGAGAAAGGGTTGCCATGCATACCAGGGTCGCCATGCCGGCCAGGGTGTCCACCGCCGCCAAAAAAG TGTGACCATGATGATTGGTATTGCTAA
- the LOC115961036 gene encoding proline-rich receptor-like protein kinase PERK2 isoform X1 — MFALFMLFTTIIAPLIPTLSSQPLPLDPTLSSEPPPPFSTFPSLTPRRTPPAPAFDLPPIPPFTPSPPNDNILPSPSQEQSIPLSVVLEITFGLTISITLTVTVTLAITRGKGDKGEPGKTGKEGPKGEKGLPCIPGSPCRPGCPPPPKKCDHDDWYC; from the exons ATGTTTGCCCTGTTCATGTTGTTTACTACTATCATCGCACCACTAATTCCAACCCTCTCTTCACAACCACTACCACTAGATCCAACCCTCTCTTCAGAACCACCACCACCCTTCTCCACATTTCCCTCCCTTACTCCGCGTCGAACACCGCCAGCGCCAGCATTTGATCTTCCTCCAATCCCACCTTTCACTCCATCACCACCAAATGACAACATATTGCCTTCACCAAGTCAAGAACAATCAATACCACTGTCGGTCGTGCTGGAGATTACCTTCGGTCTAACAATATCAATCACCTTAACCGTCACAGTGACACTTGCCATTACCCGGGGAAAAGGGGACAAGGGGGAGCCAGGGAAGACAGGGAAGGAAGGGCCGAAAGGGGAGAAAGGGTTGCCATGCATACCAGGGTCGCCATGCCGGCCAGGGTGTCCACCGCCGCCAAAAAAG TGTGACCATGATGATTGGTATTGCTAA